AGATTACAATGACCAAATCCCATATGACTTTGAACATCCAGGTGAACATGTTTATGGAGACGGACATGTAGAAGACGAATATGAAGATgatcaagatgatgatgacgatgacgaTGATGAGGACAATGGCGAGGAGGCTGCGTACTATGATGAGGATTTGTATGATGATGTTGATTCAGAGGATGTATGATAACCCTTTCAGTTTGTGTTTAAAAGTTCGAATGCTAAATGCATATGTAAGAGGGATTTTAAGCTATTTTTGGGCTTCAATTATGTATGACAATGAATACGTTTTTATTTGGTAGCCATGTGGTTTATAATTACGATAGTTACTTATTACAAGTGAAATCAATGAAATCTCTTTGTACAGTATATGGATATGTATACTTATCTGTGAAATCTCTTTGTACAGTACAGtagaacctccatatattaataacctctacatattaataaaaatttatgGTCCCAACTTGGGTCAGTGAGAAATAGTAATAATCAATAttatattaaaaaatatatatttagttACATTAAATTTATggttaaacaaaatatttatatataGTTGTTTGAGAAAAAGAAGTAAAATTTTGGATTATTACAACATCTTTTAACTTGCGGATGCGTAATATTTCATCAACATAGACACCTTTTTGTTGAAGCCAAAATAATTCCAACTTatcgagcatgtttaaagctTCCAAGCTTCTTGGAACTACAAATTCCAAGTATACACATGCACTTGTATATTGGAACTATAAAAAAGTATATACATCATCTAAATACAACTACAAATACATTCCACATAACTTGAGCTTAATTTTTTACATTTTCTATGGAtacctccctatattaataaccttcctatattaataattttttgaATGCCCTAGAGTATTAATATAAAGAGTTTCCATtgtatatgtatatgtatatgtGTATGTATATGTATATTTATCCGTGAAATCTCATTGTACATTGTATGGATATGTATACTTACGCGTGAAATCTCATTGTATTGTGTATGGATATGTATACTTATCATGTATAAATAGATCACCAGTGGgataccaatgaaaatatttcttctccatCTACAAAAATAAACACTTTTATTGTGCAAATTATTATTTTCAAAACAACATCTTTCTTTTTTAATTATGGTGGGTTATAATCCGGCAGAAGACTTAGAGATTGTTAGTTCATGGGTCTAAGTTTTTATAGAGACTGAAGATGAAGTTCAACAACCAAATAACATAAACATTTGGGAGCAGTTGCTGGAAAGGTTTATTCTACATACCTGGAATCCAAATGAACAAACGATCAATTATCTACAAACAAGATTAAACGTTATCACTTCAGAGGTGAAAGAATATGTAacgttacaaaaaaaattattcctaTTCAGGACTCCAGTAACTGAGAAAATCGTAAGTCACTTACCGGTTACCTACCAAGTATGTGTAGTAAATGGTTTAAATAATATAATTGTAAAttgatattgtttttttttgttgtaggaGGAGAAGGCTAAAGGAAGTTATTCAAAAAAGTTTGGAAAacgttttagattttataactgCTACTTGATGTTGAAAATCATCCCAGAGTATAACCCGGAACCCCTAGAAGATCCATCGTCTGAAGATTAGATGAACAATAAACAAGTTAAATAATGATAGGTTTTTTGGATATATCTCTCTGTAAACCCTCATGGGAAAAATAATAACATGTGATGTGTTTAAAGCAATCGTCCACGACGTTAAGATGTTAGGGGAGGGCATTACACGCTTTAATCGAATGATCAATTGTAATTTCGTTTCTAGTTATTAATGAACAATggtttaattaaaataaaattattataaaACTGCTAGTATTAAATCAAACCGCAACACAACACTGTTGACAAACACTTAATATAACAAACATCGAATCATATTAACTACGGGGATTTCAATACCAAGCATTTGATTTTCCTCAAACTGGATGAATGGATACCCTCTTATTTGTATAAATTCATTCATCGCTCCCTCTCCGTCGTTATTATGATTTTTCAAACACCTCCTGAATGTCTTGCAATTGTTTATAATGATCTGTGTTGTCCTCGTAAACTCGGATACATTCTACTATTGCCATTACCGTTAAAAAGAAACACGAACATTCTCCAAACATGTGACCAAAAACGATCCCCAGTTTCCACTAAGGTTGTTTGGAGAATCCTCATAAATCTGCGAAGACTACGTATCAAATCGGTATCCTCCTTGAGTGTTTACGGTGGATTTGGTGGATGCATGTTTATATTTTGAGAAGGAAGGAAGAAATATAAGTATGATTGATTTTGTGTTTTGTTGAAAAATATGAGAAAGTCTTTATATAGAAAAAATATGTAACGGctttattattttaaaataataatttgaaaattgaaCCGTTGGTTACTCGTAATTCAAACATTTCTTTAATTCAAACAACAAATAATTACAACACTTTTTAAATTAAGTTAACAACTATATGAACTTGAAATAAAGACAACACTTTTAATTGAAAACTAGACTGAAAACTAAAAACTGAACTCAATTAGAGAAGATAACAAATAGAGACGGATTACATCATTATCTTCAGAATCTTCAACGCTGATTATATTCATCCTCTTCAAAATATCCTTTTGCATGCgtcgataatatttttttttccttattatgAGCTAACTTACTAAGATCCATAGCCATTATTACATTTTCTTGATCAAAGTGCATTTGTTGTTGATGCATTTGATAAGTCTGTTGTTGGAGCTTTTGCAAATTGAGTTGTTCTTCCATTTGATAAGTCGGTTGTTGAGTAGACGCCCAAATTGTTTGGTATTAGGATTCTTGATCCGCTTTCATTTATGCCTTCCTTGATCGTGTTTCCTTAAGATATTCCAAAATATTAACACTTTGTTGATAGATCTtatcttcttccatcttaacCGAAGAACTTCCCTCATCACCTTCTATAAATATACCTTGCTCGCGATCATTCTTCTGTatagcttgcattttggattttTTAGTTCCTATAGGACGAGCATTATACTTGTAATTCCAACGAGTCTCTCTGTTAGGCAGAACTTTTGTACCATCTTCAACTGGTACAAAGTTATGATGATTATCAAACAATTCACTATTTTGGGCAACATTGAGTTCATAATTAAATCCAGGGACCTTTTCTCTAAACATTTCATAACATGCATCATACTCGAAGGGTTGTCCTGCTTGTTCCTGAAATTGTTCCCGTCCATCTCGTGTCTGAAAAATTATGTAAGAAAATTTTAGTTCATCACTATTATCACAGAAACAGGAAAAACTTAATAAATTAGGAGAACTTACCAAATCTTCGTGTGACGCACCGCTCTTGGTTTGTCGATATATAGCGTTAAGGATGGACACGAATTCTCTGACATCTTTTTTGATTGCTTTCATCTTTGTTTTTAAGGCACCCCAGTCTCTTCCATTAGGATTGCCAACCGTTGGACAAAAATTTGGTGAATACATATCCAAAATAAAGCTGTTTTTTGTTGAGCACTTACAATTCCATCacaactcacgtaaataaatGGAGCAGTAAGATCAATCTCCTCCCGTTGCACAAAATTATTAACCATATTGAATCAAACTAAAATATAAGAACTTGAATAGTAGAAGATAAAGATAAAAATCAAAGAAGTATagtaagaagaaaataaataagaaatcaattgatttgAAGTGATTTGAAGTGAGAATTAGAGTTGTATTGATAGAGGATTTTGCAAAAATAACCGTTGGGATCCGACGGTGGAGAAGATAGAACCGTTATgaatgatggatggttaggattGGGTGTGAGAGAAGTGTAAAAGgaaaaaaaggtcaaacaaatttTTTTACTGAAACGGTAACTCGGTTACCGTGTAAAACGTCACGGTAACTGAGTATCCGTTTCAACTGCCAAATGGATACTGAGTTTCGTAAAGCAAAATTTTACACGATAACTCAATTTTCGTGTCATTTTCCTTCCCTACCACCTGGATCAGATGTGATCCACTTTGACAAGTAGGGAAGGAATATATCCCCACTTATGCAGAGATATGAGAGATTATAgtgaatggatttttagattattCCCTACATTTAAGGAATACGGAAGGGATAAAAGACACTATAGTGCTTGGCCTAACGGGGTTTGGATTGTTATCATAAAGCAAAAATGCTCGAAACAAAGCCACCGCTTTCAACCGGCTATTTAACCGGTTATGGATTGGTGGTGCCGTGGTGGATTCACCTTCCCCATTTTTATTATTCAAAGGACAAATGATAAAGATCCCCTCCAGCAGCCCCACGTGGTGAGGTTCTCTCACGTTTttttcacttggttgaaaagagacGGGGCAAGGAGGAAGTGTCATGGCAAATTGTTAATCATCTTTTATCCAGACGGGTACAATTATTGTCAAGGAACCAAACTTGTGCATCTCGTGTCAATAATATAGTTACTGAGTACTGTACATGCCTAGGTCTTTTACAAGGCTGCTAATGTGGTGCCAATTTGCTTGGGTATACCAATCCCAAGGCAAATGATGTTTGTCTTATTAacatttggtacacccccaaacaAAATCAGTTCTCCTATTAACAATCTTGGTCTTTTATATCCCTCTTGGCTTGTCATACCTTTCTCGAATGTTTGTCTATAGATTCTGGGTAGTGTAATTTTTTATATGCGGTAAAGAAATTAAGATGCCTGACATTTGTTACAGTGGTGGGGAGGCCCGAGGGTATTCATAAtcaattgaggaaaataatattaGTTAACAGCAGCAATGCATGATCTTTAACGGAGTTGGATTAAAATAACATTAATTTGAACTGAACTGTTGCGATGCTAACTCCTACTTCCTTTATTACAATTAGCTTATTTGCTTAGTATTTGTTTTCCTTACGTATTCAGTATTCAGTTTCCTAATTTACAGGTTTCCTTAGTTAGTTTGCTTTCTTATCAAGTTTATTCAGCTATATATAGCTCGATCCTAAGCTTGTAATGACTAAGTTATCAATATTAAGAAGTTTGTTTAAGTTAATTCTCAAAGGCAGAGGCTGCTCGCCCCAGATCAAAGGGCTTTATCCTTGTTTTTGAGTTTTTTGCAGTTTTTATCCAGTTCTCTTCTTCTTTA
This is a stretch of genomic DNA from Papaver somniferum cultivar HN1 chromosome 1, ASM357369v1, whole genome shotgun sequence. It encodes these proteins:
- the LOC113349197 gene encoding acidic leucine-rich nuclear phosphoprotein 32 family member B-like; translated protein: MDMEEFSDSFASNLPRGDQAGDLSSLEGSDMEYVVLPSSDGEYDDTDLEEEIFPGQTEDGALDYYGDYNDQIPYDFEHPGEHVYGDGHVEDEYEDDQDDDDDDDDEDNGEEAAYYDEDLYDDVDSEDEEKAKGSYSKKFGKRFRFYNCYLMLKIIPEYNPEPLEDPSSED